DNA sequence from the Desulfobulbaceae bacterium genome:
ACTATAGCAGTTTAAATTGCATCCCTGCCTTTTTCGCCTGTCCTGACTCTAATCGCCTCCTCCACCGGCAACACAAATATCTTTCCATCACCAATTTTCTCAGTCAGGGCGGCCTTGCGGATACATTCAACTATGCTGTCAACATCAGATGCCTTCACAACCAGTTCAAGTTTAATTTTGGGCACAAAATCGACATTATATTCAGCACCACGATATATCTCCTGGTGGCCCTTTTGGCGACCATAGCCTTTCACTTCACTGAGAGTCATGCCGCTGACACCTTTTTCATTAAGGGCGTCTTTTACAGCATCAAGCTTAAAGGGCTTAATAATTGCCTCTATTTTTTTCATTTTCTGCTCCCTGTTTCAATTAATTATGAAGTATAGCCCATTTCACTATGCTCGGTAATATCGAGCCCCTGAACCTCATCTTCTTCTTCAACCCTGAGACCACCTGTAAGCATACCAACAACTTTAAGAATAACAAAAGTAAGCACCATAGAATAGACTATCGCCGCCCCAGCACCAATTGCTTGAATCACAAATTGATTAGCGTTTCCAAAAAACAACCCTGTCGCACCGACAGAGGCAAAAAGGCCAGTTGCCAGAGCGCCCCAAAGGCCGCCAATGCCATGAATTCCAACGACATCCAGTGCATCATCATAGCCAAGTTTGTTTTTCATCAATATTGCACCATAACAAAGAGCACCTG
Encoded proteins:
- a CDS encoding P-II family nitrogen regulator yields the protein MKKIEAIIKPFKLDAVKDALNEKGVSGMTLSEVKGYGRQKGHQEIYRGAEYNVDFVPKIKLELVVKASDVDSIVECIRKAALTEKIGDGKIFVLPVEEAIRVRTGEKGRDAI